The Luteimonas sp. YGD11-2 genome has a window encoding:
- the minD gene encoding septum site-determining protein MinD — MAEIIVVTSGKGGVGKTTSSASLASGLARRGKKVAVIDFDVGLRNLDLIMGCERRVVYDFVNVVNGEASLKQAMIKDKRFDTLYVLAASQTRDKDALSRDGVERVLKELSDDGFDYIVCDSPAGIEKGAFLAMYFADTAVVVVNPEVSSVRDSDRIIGLLQSKTRRAENGERVNEHLLLTRYSPSRVETGEMLSIGDVEEVLGLKTIGVIPESSDVLNASNKGEPVILDMESNAGQAYDDAVARILGESRPMRFTHAEKKGFFSKLFGG; from the coding sequence TTGGCCGAAATCATCGTAGTCACCTCGGGCAAGGGCGGTGTCGGCAAGACGACCTCCAGCGCCAGCCTTGCCAGCGGCCTTGCCCGGCGTGGCAAGAAGGTCGCGGTGATCGACTTCGACGTCGGCCTGCGCAACCTCGACCTGATCATGGGCTGCGAGCGCCGCGTGGTGTACGACTTCGTCAACGTCGTCAACGGCGAGGCCTCGCTGAAGCAGGCCATGATCAAGGACAAGCGCTTCGACACGCTCTACGTGCTGGCCGCCTCGCAGACCCGCGACAAGGACGCGCTCAGCCGTGATGGCGTCGAGCGCGTGCTCAAGGAACTGTCCGACGACGGCTTCGACTACATCGTGTGCGATTCGCCCGCCGGCATCGAGAAGGGCGCGTTCCTTGCGATGTACTTCGCCGACACCGCGGTGGTGGTGGTGAATCCGGAAGTGTCTTCGGTGCGCGACTCCGACCGCATCATCGGCCTGCTGCAGTCCAAGACCCGCCGCGCCGAGAACGGCGAGCGCGTCAACGAGCACCTGCTGCTGACCCGCTACAGCCCCTCGCGCGTGGAAACCGGCGAGATGCTGTCGATCGGCGACGTCGAGGAAGTGCTCGGCCTGAAGACCATCGGCGTGATCCCGGAATCCAGCGACGTGCTCAACGCGTCGAACAAGGGCGAGCCGGTGATCCTCGACATGGAATCCAACGCCGGCCAGGCCTACGACGACGCGGTGGCGCGCATCCTCGGCGAGAGCCGGCCGATGCGCTTCACCCATGCCGAAAAGAAAGGCTTCTTCAGCAAGTTGTTCGGAGGTTGA
- the minE gene encoding cell division topological specificity factor MinE: MGILDFLKPKKNTANIAKERLRIIVAQERTGRDAPDYLPLLQRELLEVIRKYVSIDADAVKVDLAKEGDHDVLDISVALPDGRPGPA, from the coding sequence ATGGGCATCCTCGACTTCCTCAAGCCGAAGAAGAACACCGCCAACATCGCCAAGGAGCGCCTGCGCATCATCGTCGCGCAGGAACGCACCGGCCGTGACGCGCCCGACTACCTGCCGCTGCTGCAGCGCGAGCTGCTCGAGGTGATCCGCAAGTACGTCAGCATCGATGCCGATGCGGTCAAGGTGGACCTGGCCAAGGAAGGCGACCACGACGTGCTCGACATCTCGGTCGCGCTGCCCGATGGGCGCCCCGGCCCGGCCTGA
- a CDS encoding YrbL family protein, with product MSPAPASPLPRASAQGFSADGRLWQGMQVVARGANRVCVVDPDLPGHCLKYPLPADPALHRPLRHRVRDAWAAHWPSKQANALELRAWRQLHARLGGRLDGQVAPCVGLVDTPAGRALRCALVTGTDGSPAPSLYALLFGAERGRHHADALCDAVTRFEAWLHANAIPLFDLNSGNLVVTGDAGRPELVCVDVKSVLGGKEVLPISRWSRRLMHRKIARRAERLRARIRAHAPLAGAPDGH from the coding sequence ATGTCGCCCGCACCTGCGAGCCCGTTGCCCCGGGCATCCGCACAGGGCTTCTCCGCGGATGGGCGGCTCTGGCAGGGCATGCAGGTGGTGGCACGCGGCGCCAACCGTGTGTGTGTGGTCGATCCGGACCTGCCGGGCCACTGCCTGAAGTACCCGTTGCCGGCGGACCCGGCCCTGCACCGTCCGCTGCGCCACCGCGTGCGCGATGCATGGGCCGCGCATTGGCCATCGAAGCAGGCCAATGCGCTCGAACTCCGCGCGTGGCGGCAGTTGCACGCGCGCCTGGGCGGCCGCCTCGACGGCCAGGTGGCACCCTGTGTCGGGCTGGTCGACACGCCCGCGGGCCGTGCATTGCGCTGCGCACTGGTGACCGGCACCGACGGCAGCCCGGCCCCCAGCCTCTACGCGCTGCTGTTCGGCGCCGAGCGCGGCCGCCACCACGCCGACGCGCTGTGCGATGCGGTCACCCGCTTCGAAGCCTGGCTGCATGCCAACGCCATCCCGCTGTTCGACCTCAACAGCGGCAACCTCGTTGTGACCGGGGACGCCGGCCGCCCCGAGCTGGTCTGCGTCGACGTCAAGTCGGTGCTCGGCGGCAAGGAAGTGCTGCCGATCTCGCGCTGGTCGCGGCGCCTGATGCACCGCAAGATCGCGCGCCGCGCCGAACGCCTGCGCGCGCGCATCCGCGCCCATGCGCCCCTTGCGGGCGCGCCGGACGGCCACTAG
- a CDS encoding M2 family metallopeptidase, with protein sequence MNHRLTLTLLAGACLALSACQRSPDTAAHPEIPKNETADQFVARVNDEYRALYPETTAAQWLSSTHISDDSQLLAAKASERWLTKLNGWIEQARRFEGQEMSPETARAIHLLKLKTAMPAPRDPEKLGELTRIATRMEGTYGAGTYCSGEGAQRSCRQLGELEDVLRGSRDYDQQLDAWQGWHGVASPMRQDYVRFVDLVNEGAREMGYADAGEMWRSGYDMSPVELSAETDRLWNQVKPLYDQLHCYARTRLQARYPGQGDVNGMLPAHLMGNMWQQDWSNLWDILAPYPNAGSLDVSATLERQYREGYDRRLAAMDTLPDPTALAEEERAAQLAIATTMTRRAEDFYTSLGMPQLPDAFWQKSQLIKPRDRDVVCHASAWPMDLDDDVRIKMCIKPTEEDFTTVYHELGHIYYYLAQKAQPPLFQEGAHDGFHEAIGDTIVLAMTPDYLASIGLVDTPQQSQAALINSQMRMALSKVAFLPFGLMIDRWRWGVFDGSITPENYNSSWWELKARYQGVAPVSPRGEEFFDAGAKYHVPGNTPYTRYFLAHILQFQFYKALCETAGHDGALYDCSFYGNAQAGEKFWTMLGRGSSQPWQATLQEMAGSDRMDAAAVLEYFAPLQDWLKAQNEGQACGWSAGAMPEAAAAP encoded by the coding sequence GTGAACCACCGCCTGACCCTGACCCTGCTTGCCGGTGCCTGCCTGGCGCTGTCGGCCTGCCAGCGCTCGCCCGACACGGCCGCGCACCCGGAAATCCCCAAGAACGAGACCGCCGACCAGTTCGTGGCCCGGGTCAACGACGAGTACCGCGCGCTGTACCCGGAAACCACCGCCGCGCAGTGGCTGTCGTCCACCCATATCAGCGACGACAGCCAGCTGCTGGCGGCCAAGGCCAGCGAGCGCTGGCTGACGAAACTCAATGGCTGGATCGAGCAGGCGCGCAGGTTCGAGGGGCAGGAGATGTCGCCGGAAACCGCGCGCGCGATCCACCTGCTGAAGCTCAAGACGGCGATGCCGGCCCCGCGCGACCCGGAAAAACTCGGTGAGCTCACCCGCATCGCCACCCGCATGGAAGGCACCTACGGCGCCGGCACCTACTGCAGCGGCGAAGGCGCGCAGCGCAGCTGCCGCCAGCTGGGTGAGCTGGAGGACGTGCTGCGCGGCAGCCGCGACTACGACCAGCAGCTCGATGCCTGGCAGGGCTGGCACGGCGTGGCAAGCCCGATGCGCCAGGACTATGTGCGCTTCGTCGATCTCGTCAACGAAGGCGCGCGCGAGATGGGCTATGCCGACGCCGGCGAGATGTGGCGCTCCGGCTATGACATGTCGCCGGTGGAGCTGTCGGCCGAGACCGACCGCCTCTGGAACCAGGTCAAGCCGCTGTACGACCAGCTGCACTGCTACGCGCGCACCCGGCTGCAGGCGCGCTATCCGGGCCAGGGCGACGTCAACGGCATGCTGCCGGCGCACCTGATGGGCAACATGTGGCAGCAGGACTGGAGCAACCTCTGGGACATCCTCGCGCCATACCCCAACGCGGGCAGCCTGGATGTCAGCGCCACCCTGGAGCGCCAGTACCGCGAAGGCTACGACCGCCGGCTGGCGGCGATGGACACCCTGCCCGACCCGACCGCCCTGGCCGAAGAGGAACGCGCCGCGCAGCTGGCGATCGCCACCACCATGACCCGCCGCGCCGAGGACTTCTACACCTCGCTGGGCATGCCGCAGCTGCCCGATGCGTTCTGGCAGAAGAGCCAGCTGATCAAGCCGCGCGATCGCGACGTGGTCTGCCATGCCAGCGCCTGGCCGATGGATCTCGACGACGACGTGCGCATCAAGATGTGCATCAAGCCGACCGAGGAGGACTTCACCACCGTCTACCACGAGCTCGGCCACATCTATTACTACCTCGCGCAGAAGGCGCAGCCGCCGCTGTTCCAGGAAGGCGCGCACGACGGCTTCCACGAGGCCATCGGCGACACCATCGTGCTGGCCATGACCCCGGATTACCTCGCCTCGATCGGGCTGGTCGACACCCCGCAGCAAAGCCAGGCGGCGCTGATCAACTCGCAGATGCGCATGGCGCTGTCGAAGGTCGCATTCCTGCCATTCGGGCTCATGATCGACCGCTGGCGCTGGGGCGTGTTCGACGGCTCGATCACGCCGGAGAACTACAACAGCAGCTGGTGGGAGCTGAAGGCGCGCTACCAGGGCGTGGCGCCGGTGAGCCCGCGCGGGGAGGAGTTCTTCGATGCGGGTGCGAAGTACCACGTGCCCGGCAACACCCCGTACACCCGCTACTTCCTCGCCCACATCCTGCAGTTCCAGTTCTACAAGGCACTGTGCGAGACCGCCGGCCACGATGGCGCCCTCTACGACTGCAGCTTCTACGGCAATGCGCAGGCCGGCGAGAAGTTCTGGACCATGCTCGGCCGTGGCTCCAGCCAGCCGTGGCAGGCCACGCTGCAGGAGATGGCCGGCAGCGACCGCATGGACGCCGCCGCGGTACTGGAGTACTTCGCGCCGCTGCAGGACTGGCTGAAAGCCCAGAACGAGGGCCAGGCCTGCGGCTGGAGCGCCGGTGCGATGCCGGAAGCGGCCGCGGCGCCCTGA
- a CDS encoding multidrug effflux MFS transporter has product MTAPASSVPSTRRIALLLAGLAMFGPFSIDTIFPAFAQMGTEFGADKLAMQQTIAVYLIAYAVMSVVHGPLSDALGRRRVILAGLVVFIVGSIGCALSRDLPTLLVFRALQGLSAGVGLVVGRAVIRDMFDGDDAQRLMSQVSMIFGVAPAIAPIIGGWILGWQRWPMIFWFLVVFSLLLLFATWRWLPETHPREARGSLVPACLARDYRAILVNPRFQRLAAASAFNFSALFLYIASAPAFVMDILGLDERQFGWFFVPMISGMMAGAWVSGRAAGRISGRRLVDIGFACSGVAIALNIAYNLFVDQPQVPWAVLPMVLNSFGIALVFPIITLSILDMYPRQRGAASSLQAFTSLVLNALIAGLLSPLLSHSAQSLALGGAAFLAIGWAFWRWERRRDRTPPRPVSGPPVIEPGEPL; this is encoded by the coding sequence ATGACTGCCCCCGCGTCTTCCGTGCCGTCCACCCGTCGCATCGCCCTGCTGCTGGCGGGGCTGGCGATGTTCGGCCCGTTCTCGATCGACACCATCTTCCCTGCGTTCGCGCAGATGGGCACCGAGTTCGGTGCCGACAAGCTGGCGATGCAGCAGACCATCGCCGTGTACCTCATCGCCTACGCCGTGATGAGCGTCGTGCACGGGCCGCTGTCGGATGCCCTGGGCCGGCGCAGGGTGATCCTGGCCGGGCTGGTGGTCTTCATCGTCGGTTCGATCGGCTGCGCGCTGTCGCGCGACCTGCCCACGCTGCTGGTGTTCCGCGCGTTGCAGGGGCTGTCGGCCGGCGTCGGGCTGGTCGTCGGGCGCGCGGTGATCCGCGACATGTTCGATGGCGACGATGCCCAGCGCCTGATGAGCCAGGTGTCGATGATCTTCGGCGTGGCGCCGGCGATCGCGCCGATCATCGGTGGCTGGATCCTCGGCTGGCAGCGCTGGCCGATGATCTTCTGGTTCCTCGTGGTGTTCTCGCTGCTGCTGCTGTTCGCGACCTGGCGCTGGCTGCCCGAAACCCATCCGCGCGAGGCGCGCGGGTCGCTGGTGCCCGCGTGCCTGGCGCGCGACTACAGGGCGATCCTGGTCAATCCGCGCTTCCAGCGGCTGGCGGCCGCTTCGGCATTCAACTTCTCGGCGCTGTTTCTCTATATCGCCTCGGCCCCGGCGTTCGTGATGGACATCCTCGGCCTCGACGAACGCCAGTTCGGCTGGTTCTTCGTGCCGATGATCAGCGGGATGATGGCGGGTGCGTGGGTGTCCGGGCGCGCGGCCGGGCGCATCAGCGGCAGGCGACTGGTGGACATCGGATTCGCCTGCAGCGGCGTGGCGATCGCCCTCAACATCGCCTACAACCTGTTCGTCGACCAGCCGCAGGTGCCGTGGGCGGTGCTGCCGATGGTGCTGAACTCGTTCGGCATCGCACTGGTGTTTCCGATCATCACGCTGTCGATCCTCGACATGTATCCGCGCCAGCGCGGCGCCGCATCCTCGCTGCAGGCGTTCACCAGCCTGGTCCTCAACGCGCTGATCGCCGGCCTGCTGTCACCGCTGCTCAGCCACTCCGCGCAGTCGCTCGCGCTTGGTGGGGCGGCCTTCCTCGCCATCGGCTGGGCGTTCTGGCGCTGGGAGCGCCGCCGTGACCGCACCCCGCCGCGCCCGGTGAGCGGCCCGCCGGTGATCGAGCCGGGGGAGCCGCTCTAG
- the gcvP gene encoding aminomethyl-transferring glycine dehydrogenase yields MSQPAPSLRALEHHDAFLERHIGPNEAEIAHMLEVIGQPSLDAMTDAIVPASIRSADPLDLPAPIDEHEALARIRGLAKKNQVFRSFIGQGYYGTRTPNVILRNILENPAWYTAYTPYQAEISQGRMEALINFQSMLSDLTGMDIANASLLDEGTAAAEAMTLAKRSAKSKSNVFFVSERVHPQTLEVLHTRADGLGIELRVGPDAEAAQADSFGVLLQYPDTFGQVHDHAALADAVHARGAVVAVAADLLALTLIKAPGEWGADIVVGNTQRFGVPFGFGGPHAGYMACRDAYKRSMPGRLIGVSVDAEGNHAYRLTLQTREQHIRREKATSNICTAQVLLAVMAGMYAVYHGPEGLKRIALRTHRLAAILATALGKAGITVGPDFFDTLHVVDVDADAIHARAREAGINLRTIDSNSVGISLDETTSRDDVVALAKLFDVAIDDIDVLDAAATDALPAGLLRTSAYLQHPVFNTHHSEHELLRYMRALADKDLAMDRTMIPLGSCTMKLNATAEMIPITWPEFANIHPLAPAEQTQGYQELIDGLERMLAEITGYDAVSFQPNSGAQGEFAGLLAIRAYHQSRGEGHRDVCLIPESAHGTNPASAQMVGMRVVVVKCDRDGNVDVDDLRAQAEKHGEKLAALMVTYPSTHGVFEEAIVEICEIVHQHGGQVYTDGANMNALVGVARPGKWGSDVSHLNLHKTFCIPHGGGGPGVGPCAVKSHLAPFLPRAFGGEGEVGMVSAATHGSASILPISWMYIVMMGASGLKRATQVALLNANYVAKRLEPHYPTLYTGRNGLVAHECILDLRPIKDATGISAEDVAKRLIDFGFHAPTLSFPVAGTLMVEPTESEALHELDRFIDAMIQIRDEIRAVEEGRLEREDNPLKNAPHTASMVTGSEWTHAYPRELAAFPLATLRRQKYWPPVARVDNVHGDKNVMCSCIPIEAYKEEEADA; encoded by the coding sequence ATGTCCCAGCCTGCCCCTTCCCTGCGCGCCCTCGAACACCACGACGCGTTCCTGGAACGCCACATCGGCCCCAACGAGGCCGAGATCGCCCACATGCTCGAGGTGATCGGCCAGCCTTCGCTGGATGCGATGACCGATGCCATCGTGCCGGCGAGCATCCGCTCCGCCGATCCGCTCGACCTGCCCGCCCCGATCGACGAGCACGAGGCGCTGGCCAGGATCCGCGGCCTGGCGAAGAAGAACCAGGTGTTCCGCAGCTTCATCGGCCAGGGTTATTACGGCACCCGCACGCCGAACGTCATCCTGCGCAACATCCTCGAGAACCCCGCCTGGTACACCGCATACACGCCCTACCAGGCGGAGATCTCGCAGGGCCGCATGGAAGCGCTGATCAACTTCCAGTCCATGCTGTCCGACCTCACCGGCATGGACATCGCCAACGCATCGCTGCTCGACGAGGGCACCGCGGCGGCCGAGGCGATGACCCTGGCCAAGCGCTCGGCGAAGTCGAAGTCCAACGTGTTCTTCGTGTCCGAGCGCGTGCATCCGCAGACGCTCGAAGTGCTGCACACCCGCGCCGATGGCCTCGGCATCGAACTGCGCGTGGGCCCCGATGCGGAGGCCGCGCAGGCCGACAGCTTCGGCGTGCTGCTGCAGTACCCCGATACCTTCGGCCAGGTGCATGACCACGCCGCGCTCGCCGATGCCGTGCACGCGCGCGGCGCGGTGGTGGCGGTGGCCGCCGACCTGCTGGCGCTGACGCTGATCAAAGCACCGGGCGAATGGGGTGCGGACATCGTGGTCGGCAACACCCAGCGCTTCGGCGTGCCGTTCGGCTTCGGCGGCCCGCATGCCGGCTACATGGCCTGCCGTGATGCCTACAAGCGCTCGATGCCCGGCCGCCTGATCGGCGTGTCGGTCGACGCCGAAGGCAACCATGCCTACCGCCTGACCCTGCAGACCCGCGAGCAGCACATCCGCCGCGAGAAGGCGACCTCCAACATCTGCACGGCGCAGGTGCTGCTGGCGGTGATGGCCGGCATGTACGCGGTCTACCACGGCCCCGAGGGGCTCAAGCGCATCGCCCTGCGCACCCATCGCCTGGCGGCCATCCTTGCCACTGCACTGGGCAAGGCCGGCATCACCGTGGGCCCGGACTTCTTCGACACCCTGCACGTGGTCGATGTCGACGCCGATGCGATCCACGCGCGTGCACGCGAGGCCGGCATCAACCTGCGCACGATCGACAGCAACAGCGTCGGCATCAGCCTGGACGAGACCACCAGCCGCGATGACGTCGTCGCGCTTGCGAAGCTGTTCGACGTCGCGATCGACGACATCGACGTGCTCGATGCCGCCGCCACCGACGCGCTGCCGGCCGGCCTGTTGCGCACCTCGGCCTATCTCCAGCACCCGGTGTTCAACACCCATCACAGCGAACACGAGCTGCTGCGTTACATGCGCGCGCTGGCCGACAAGGACCTGGCGATGGACCGCACGATGATCCCGCTGGGCTCGTGCACGATGAAGCTCAACGCCACCGCGGAGATGATCCCGATCACCTGGCCGGAGTTCGCCAACATCCATCCGCTGGCACCGGCAGAGCAGACGCAGGGCTACCAGGAACTGATCGACGGGCTGGAGCGGATGCTGGCCGAGATCACCGGCTACGACGCGGTGAGCTTCCAGCCGAACTCCGGTGCGCAGGGTGAATTCGCCGGGCTGCTGGCGATCCGCGCCTACCACCAGTCGCGCGGTGAAGGCCATCGCGATGTCTGCCTGATCCCGGAATCGGCGCACGGCACCAACCCCGCCTCGGCGCAGATGGTCGGCATGCGCGTGGTGGTGGTGAAGTGCGACCGCGACGGCAACGTCGACGTCGACGACCTGCGCGCGCAGGCCGAGAAGCACGGCGAAAAGCTCGCTGCGCTGATGGTCACCTACCCGTCCACGCATGGCGTGTTCGAGGAGGCGATCGTCGAGATCTGCGAGATCGTCCACCAGCACGGCGGTCAGGTGTACACCGACGGCGCCAACATGAACGCGCTGGTCGGCGTGGCGCGCCCCGGCAAGTGGGGTTCGGACGTTTCCCACCTCAACCTGCACAAGACCTTCTGCATCCCGCACGGCGGCGGCGGCCCGGGTGTCGGCCCGTGTGCGGTGAAGTCGCACCTGGCGCCGTTCCTGCCGCGCGCGTTCGGCGGCGAGGGCGAGGTCGGCATGGTGTCCGCGGCCACCCACGGTTCGGCATCGATCCTGCCGATCAGCTGGATGTACATCGTGATGATGGGCGCCTCCGGCCTGAAGCGCGCCACCCAGGTCGCGCTGCTCAACGCCAACTACGTGGCAAAGCGTCTCGAGCCGCACTACCCCACCCTTTACACCGGCCGCAACGGGCTGGTGGCGCACGAGTGCATCCTCGACCTGCGGCCGATCAAGGACGCCACCGGCATCAGCGCCGAGGACGTCGCCAAGCGCCTGATCGACTTCGGCTTCCACGCCCCCACGCTGAGCTTCCCGGTTGCAGGCACGCTGATGGTGGAGCCGACCGAGAGCGAGGCGCTGCACGAGCTCGATCGCTTCATCGATGCGATGATCCAGATCCGCGACGAGATCCGCGCGGTCGAGGAAGGCCGGCTCGAGCGCGAGGACAACCCGCTGAAGAACGCCCCGCACACCGCCTCCATGGTGACGGGCAGCGAATGGACGCACGCCTACCCGCGCGAACTGGCGGCGTTCCCGCTGGCCACGTTGAGGCGGCAGAAGTACTGGCCGCCGGTGGCACGCGTGGACAACGTGCACGGCGACAAGAACGTGATGTGTTCGTGCATCCCGATCGAGGCGTACAAGGAAGAGGAAGCCGACGCCTGA
- a CDS encoding NAD(P)H-dependent oxidoreductase, with protein MPDLAIAVLVGSLRKDSFNRKLADALPALAPDGVRFDIQRIDDLPLYNQDDDDNPPEAATRLKQAITSADGVLFVTPEYNRSVPGVLKNAIDHASRPYGQSAFAGKPAGILGVSIGAIGTACAQQHLRTILAYLDMPTLGQPEMFLAADKVLEDGGDIAAGSCDFIRGWLDAYLDFVRRHSS; from the coding sequence ATGCCAGACCTCGCCATTGCCGTACTCGTCGGAAGCCTGCGCAAGGACTCGTTCAACCGGAAGCTCGCCGACGCATTGCCGGCACTCGCGCCCGACGGCGTGCGCTTCGACATCCAGCGCATCGACGACCTTCCGCTCTACAACCAGGACGACGACGACAACCCGCCCGAAGCGGCGACGCGCCTGAAACAGGCGATCACTTCCGCCGACGGCGTGCTGTTCGTGACGCCGGAATACAACCGCTCGGTGCCGGGCGTGCTCAAGAACGCGATCGACCATGCCTCGCGCCCCTATGGCCAGAGTGCGTTCGCAGGCAAGCCCGCCGGCATCCTTGGCGTCTCGATCGGCGCCATCGGCACCGCGTGCGCGCAACAGCACCTGCGCACCATCCTCGCCTACCTCGACATGCCGACGCTGGGCCAGCCCGAGATGTTCCTTGCCGCGGACAAGGTCCTCGAGGACGGCGGCGACATCGCCGCCGGCAGCTGCGACTTCATCCGCGGCTGGCTTGACGCCTACCTCGACTTCGTGCGCCGCCATTCCAGCTGA
- a CDS encoding alpha-ketoglutarate-dependent dioxygenase AlkB: protein MDLFSPVLQLVDDAEGGIRYWPDVIPAELAQAWFEALRDGIAWRQMSRPMYDRVVEVPRLLASWRLASAPAGLPLPELLAHVQSVAPAPYNAVGLNLYRDGRDSVAMHNDKLHTLIPGHPITLVSLGAPRQMNIRARADGRLVRVDLQPGSVLSMSHASQLTHEHGIPKTRRDPGPRMSVVFRVRPELEE, encoded by the coding sequence ATGGACCTGTTTTCCCCGGTGCTGCAGCTGGTCGATGACGCCGAGGGCGGCATCCGCTACTGGCCGGATGTGATTCCGGCGGAGCTGGCGCAGGCGTGGTTCGAGGCGCTGCGCGATGGCATCGCCTGGCGGCAGATGTCACGGCCGATGTACGACCGGGTGGTGGAAGTGCCGCGGCTGCTGGCGTCGTGGCGGCTGGCATCGGCACCTGCAGGCCTGCCGTTGCCGGAACTGCTCGCCCATGTGCAGAGCGTGGCGCCGGCGCCCTACAACGCGGTCGGGCTGAACCTCTACCGCGATGGCCGCGACTCGGTGGCGATGCACAACGACAAGCTGCATACGCTCATCCCCGGGCATCCGATCACGCTGGTGTCCCTGGGCGCGCCGCGACAGATGAACATCCGCGCGCGCGCCGATGGCAGGCTGGTGCGTGTCGATCTGCAGCCGGGCAGCGTGTTGAGCATGAGCCATGCCTCGCAGCTCACCCACGAACACGGCATCCCCAAAACCAGGCGCGATCCGGGTCCACGCATGAGCGTGGTGTTCCGTGTACGGCCGGAGCTGGAGGAGTAG